Genomic window (Thomasclavelia spiroformis DSM 1552):
ATTTATTAATGAATGTAATGATGTTAGATTTTGCTGTTCAAGATGCTGCCTTATTTATTGATACTCATCCTAATGATGAAGAAGCAATGCGCTATTTTCATGAAGCTAGTACTCGTTTAAATGAAGCTAAAAGAGAATATCGTAGACAAGGAAATTCATTAAATAATCGCGAAGTTAACGCTTATAGAAATGGGTATATTTGTGCACCATGGCCATGGGTAGGTGATGAATCATGTGGTTGTATGAAAAACGATTGCAATATCCAGTAAATATAAAAAAAGCCGATGCTAAAGCAGCAGCAGTAATTATTGATCAATTAGGAGGACCAGATGGAGAAT
Coding sequences:
- a CDS encoding spore coat protein CotJB: MMNDLLMNVMMLDFAVQDAALFIDTHPNDEEAMRYFHEASTRLNEAKREYRRQGNSLNNREVNAYRNGYICAPWPWVGDESCGCMKNDCNIQ